A region of Dioscorea cayenensis subsp. rotundata cultivar TDr96_F1 chromosome 5, TDr96_F1_v2_PseudoChromosome.rev07_lg8_w22 25.fasta, whole genome shotgun sequence DNA encodes the following proteins:
- the LOC120260218 gene encoding uncharacterized protein LOC120260218 has translation MHRRLHLVRLSHSLTDPKLGFVRRELEGFQSSRPSPIPVPVPVPKSTDQGRSLEISHPWPEWVAMMERLLSNGYLNRGDCMDSNRIRTACLDFARDRVNLIRYFSRRDIQVIVGCGCPSLDRKVVNSGKRLRAHVGIEEGNVCSSCNLRGNCERAYVNALVDEAGRTIDVMRILLTYALNETSGSVENQACLKKNIKESSRKLLSEMLEFSEKEQGPVTSEVTSGRPLSQLHKFGAHEMPKSQMNVPMKQGDWICPKCNFLNFAKNIKCLRCDGLFQERLKKLHEDSDHLPLKKGDWICTKCNFFNFAKNTRCLQCHEKPPKRDLIPGEWECPSCNYINFRRNMLCLKCDWKRPKGTNNGENTTVSLHDMQGHHKHNGLNFSRDGADGVNKWRYDRRTPQSGDEKPDFWSEEDENMNSSDNFFEYDNFPIVGGKSAVSQNPLLRERWKEEMLKKSQGMLNDEEDGGSGFASFSGVEELNESSDDDDDVAAWFKCRGDNSKPFEGTKTFLSLFSISSVVGFLAGFESRYLLWRLPPLAAILPSLLLLLAPPTCTRFFFFFFFFLLASAMGSEESRVVVPRSFRLLEELERGEKGIGDGTVSYGMDDADDIFMRSWTGTIIGPHNTVHEGRIYQLKLFCDKGYPENPPTVRFQSRINMTCVNQETGLVEPSLFPMLANWQREYTMEDLLTSLKKEMASPQNRRLYQPPDGNDDQRIDQKGLVFRCTIL, from the exons TTTCGCATCCATGGCCAGAATGGGTCGCGATGATGGAGCGCCTCCTTTCCAATGGTTACTTGAATCGCGGGGACTGCATGGATTCCAACCGCATCAGGACTGCTTGCTTGGACTTCGCAAGGGACCGGGTCAATCTCATCAG ATATTTTTCGCGAAGAGACATTCAAGTCATTGTTGGATGTGGTTGCCCCAGTCTGGACAGGAAAGTAGTTAACTCAGGCAAGCGTTTGAGGGCTCATGTTGGCATTGAGGAAGGAAAC GTTTGCAGCTCGTGCAATTTACGTGGAAATTGTGAGAGGGCATATGTGAATGCTCTTGTTGATGAGGCTGGAAGAACTATTGATGTTATGCGCATTTTGTTGACATATGCACTAAATGAAACTTCAGGATCAGTTGAGAATCAGGCTTGtttaaagaaaaacatcaagGAATCCTCTAGGAAGCTTTTAAGTGAAATGCTGGAATTCAGTGAGAAGGAGCAGGGGCCTGTTACCTCAGAAGTGACATCTGGTAGACCTTTGTCTCAGCTGCACAAATTTGGTGCCCACGAAATGCCAAAAAGCCAAATGAATGTTCCCATGAAGCAAGGCGATTGGATTTGTCCCAA ATGCAACTTTCTCAACTTTGCCAAGAACATCAAATGTTTGCGGTGTGATGGGTTATTCCAGGAGAGACTTAAAAAGTTGCATGAGGATAGTGACCACCTTCCTTTAAAGAAAGGAGATTGGATATGCACAAA GtgcaatttctttaattttgcaaAGAATACTAGATGCTTGCAATGTCATGAAAAGCCACCAAAACGGGACCTCATTCCTGGTGAATGGGAATGCCCATC GTGTAATTACATCAATTTCCGAAGAAACATGTTGTGTTTGAAATGTGATTGGAAACGTCCTAAAGGGACGAATAATGGAGAGAACACAACTGTCTCCCTTCATGATATGCAAGGTCATCACAAACACAATGGCCTTAACTTTTCCAGAGATGGTGCTGATGGTGTCAATAAATGGAGATATGATCGGCGGACTCCTCAAAGCGGAGATGAAAAACCGGACTTCTGGAGTGAGgaagatgaaaacatgaattctTCAGATAATTTTTTTGAGTATGATAATTTTCCAATAGTTGGAGGTAAGAGTGCAGTTTCTCAGAATCCTCTCCTGAGGGAGAGGTGGAAAGAGGAAATGTTAAAGAAGTCTCAGGGGATGTTGAATGATGAGGAAGATGGTGGCTCAGGTTTTGCTAGTTTTAGTGGTGTAGAAGAGTTAAATGAATccagtgatgatgatgatgatgttgctGCGTGGTTCAAATGCAGAGGTGACAATAGCAAG CCCTTCGAAGGGACCAAAACGTTTCTCTCTCTATTTTCCATTTCCTCGGTTGTAGGTTTTTTAGCGGGTTTCGAATCCCGTTATCTCCTGTGGCGTTTGCCTCCTCTTGCCGCAATCCTCCCttctcttttgcttcttcttgccCCCCCCACTTGCAcccgcttcttcttcttcttcttcttcttcttgttggctTCTGCCATGGGCTCTGAAGAATCTCGGGTGGTTG TTCCAAGAAGTTTCAGACTTCTGGAAGAGCTTGAGAGAGGTGAGAAGGGTATAGGTGATGGAACAGTTAGCTATGGAATGGATGATGCTGATGATATCTTCATGCGTTCTTGGACTGGAACTATAATTGGTCCACATAAT ACTGTTCATGAGGGTCGAATTTATCAACTGAAGCTCTTCTGCGACAAAGGTTATCCAGAGAACCCACCAACCGTGCGTTTTCAGAGTCGAATCAACATGACTTGTGTAAATCAGGAAACTGGATTG GTTGAACCAAGCCTATTTCCAATGCTTGCAAACTGGCAAAGGGAGTACACTATGGAGGACTTACTTACCAGTTTGAAGAAAGAGATGGCTTCTCCTCAAAACAGAAGACTATATCAACCACCAGACGGAAATGATGATCAGAGGATTGATCAGAAGGGTCTGGTTTTCAGGTGCACCATTCTCTGA